The following nucleotide sequence is from Podospora bellae-mahoneyi strain CBS 112042 chromosome 1 map unlocalized CBS112042p_1, whole genome shotgun sequence.
TTCTCTTAGAGTACCTCCCTTCAAGGCTCCCCCACCCGCTCCAAGAATACACATGCGCCGAATACACCACCCTATCCTCCACCTCTAACCTCACCGGCCTAGTCCTCGCCCCCCTCAAATCATTACCGCTCTCCGTTCCCCCAACAATAATCAACCAATCCTTCTTCATTTTCAGCAGTCTGTTCCCCGCCTTTTCCGCCGCACTAGCCCACCGATCCCAAGGCATagtcccccaaacccccctaACCTCATTCCTCAGATCCGCCCCAATCACCAGCTCAttccccgccaacctccccatcaccgtcTCCCAGTTCCGAATccaatcctcctccgtctGCCTCACCTTGCAAACCACCCCCGGCAACCAATCATTGCTCCAGCTGGCATCGCAAGGATCCGCCCCGCAGCACCAAGTCGCAGTCGTAATGTGATCATTCACAATCACCGCGATCCCTTCCTCCGTCAGCGCCTCCACACAAGCCACAAACACGTCCAGCGCCCTCTTTTCCATCAAGTCCGGATTCTTAGCTAGCAGGTGCGGCAAAATAGTCGGGTTCTTGACAACCATCTCGTCGCTGTAGGGCATCCGGACAGAATTGAACCCCAGCCTTTTGATTGTTTTTGCTATTGCTTTGCGGTGTTGAACGTCCAGCCCGCCGGGGATGAACAACTCATCCGAGGCGCCGTACCAGTTTACGCTCGACAGCTTGAATCGCTTGCCGTTTTGGTCGACAATGTTGCGGCCTTGGGTTTTGAGGGGAAGGGCATAGTTTGATAGTGGTTGGGACTCGGTTTCtttggaggcggtggtggtagaaGAAGACAAGAACGAAGCTTCGATGGGTGCGGGGAGGGGTCGTTGGCTGAACAGACGGGCgtcgggggagggtgtccaggggatggcgagggcggctTCGGCGCGCCAGAGGTGGAAGAAGTATGTCCccaggatgaggatggatAATAGTGTGAGGAACATTGGTGGCGGTCGGGACATGAGGGTTCGGTGTTGGTTTGGAGGCGGAATCAGTGGAAgtggccgttgttgttgttgttgtggttgttggtagCTGTCGTGatttggttgggtggtgggagtgagGTGAGTAAGCTGTGTAAGCAATTGATCCAAAGAAGTCAATGGTGTAAATTCTCCGTGTCTGCCTCTGCGCCGCCGCTCGGATGGGAGAGAGACTGTCGGTATGCATATACAGCGCGGTAAGTGCTGAGTTGAATGTCTTGTTGTCCAATGGTATTAGTCGAATATCAGCCTCTTGTGATGTTTAAATACGCCATAATATCCCAAACAAGGCACAAGGCAAGACAACCAAAACAATGTAGAGTGCGGCTGTTGGACCAAGTTTATAAGCAGCCGACGCGGATGCCCCGGGAGTTGGGAATCTCAGCACACAAATCAGGTTCGTCGCCAAAATCGGAACGAAGCAAGATCagagaaaagagggaagCTGTTTCTGAAGGCGAGGCCCACGCTGAGCGAGAACCGGGAAGGATGTCGCTGGCCTCTcgaggggaggaggccaCGACACAAGCGACGACCGTGGAGGGGAGCTGGATGGTCCATTCACAAACTGCAGGGTCTCTCGACACGGCAGGTTTTCCCTGTCCAGCAGCCGCTTTCACCAGGCGGGAGTTGCCCGCACCGGCGCCCACCCACCAGGCCCACAGCTGACAGGGCTGCAGCAGCTCAAGCGCAAGCAGCCGTTTTGGCATTCTTGGCGCACCCTTTTTCCAGGATTTCCCCGCAAACAGCATTACCTTTCCATGATAGGAGCGTTGCTTTTCAAGAAACAGCGTAGCACAAGTCCAGTTCTGTCAACGTGATAGCACGAGGTTctgataatgatgatgatggcgataTCCTCAAGTTCAGATGTCGTGATGTTCGGCGGTAGCGAGTCAGTCACTCTCTTTGGTCTTTCCCCCCGAGCGACCCAATCATTCCGTTATACACCTCTCAAATATAGATACtgccttctccccctcccctccatcccctcaCACATCCTTGGGACCCATCTTCAAAGCACTTGCAAATCCATTGTACACAAATAACCTAGGTTTGCTCTTTCAGCATTGGCGGCAACTCATGGTCCGTCGCCCAGTCGATTCTCCTCTATCTGGCAAGTATTGTACAATAATTGATGCAAAATGGCGGTTCTGGCACGCGTATATGTCCGCAAAAAGGATTGTGCTAAATATGTGTAGTGAATTGAACCTGGGTATCCTTCTttcccaaccctcctccctcctctttaGTTTTTGAGTATTAAGTAAGGTCAAGAATATATTTTATGattgatttttttttggcgttgcgttcgtcatcatcttcataACCTGTTCATGCCCAGTGGGTTGACATAGTTGTTTGGGTTGCCGTCTTGGGAATAGACCCCTGGTGATTGTCCCCGAGCATATGTCTCTGTGGGATCCCAAGTCACCGTCGCTTGTtgcggttgttgtggtgggcgTGGCGAGGAGAATGATCTCGCTGGCGTGTGATATCTCTGCGTTTGACCGAAAAAGTCGGGCGTGCGACGGCCGCTCTCGGGGTCTTGGTTATGGCTGTGCATGGTAGGGCTTCCCATTCCTGATCTGGCCAGCGCGGGGGAGATCGGAGTCACTACGGAGGGTGTTACTGATTGTTCCATGACCTTCCCGGAATCGTCCCGGGATAGCATCTCGTACGAACGTGTATCTTTCTTCAGGTCGTCGAGCCGCGCATCGACTGAAACAAACTCTCTCTTGCTCCGGCTAGGGGAAGAGATCAACAAATCACGCCAGCCCGTAATCATGGACcagcggccgaggaggagacaaAGCCAAATGCCGTTCATCTAAAGAACAAACCCGTGTTAGTAAAAGTGTGACCCTCGTGTGACAAACGGGGTGGTTAGGAAATTTACCccgagaaggaaaagaacaGCGCCAACAGTTGGCATATTGACCACCAGGGCACTTGCAAGCTCCAGGCAGGGCTCCTTATCCCCACCGTTCGCGAGCAAGCAGAGAGCCCAAGGACGAGCAATGCTGCTGTcattcttgacagcctcgacAGTGTTGTCTTGGAAAACGAAAA
It contains:
- a CDS encoding uncharacterized protein (CAZy:GH5; EggNog:ENOG503NXR0; COG:G): MSRPPPMFLTLLSILILGTYFFHLWRAEAALAIPWTPSPDARLFSQRPLPAPIEASFLSSSTTTASKETESQPLSNYALPLKTQGRNIVDQNGKRFKLSSVNWYGASDELFIPGGLDVQHRKAIAKTIKRLGFNSVRMPYSDEMVVKNPTILPHLLAKNPDLMEKRALDVFVACVEALTEEGIAVIVNDHITTATWCCGADPCDASWSNDWLPGVVCKVRQTEEDWIRNWETVMGRLAGNELVIGADLRNEVRGVWGTMPWDRWASAAEKAGNRLLKMKKDWLIIVGGTESGNDLRGARTRPVRLEVEDRVVYSAHVYSWSGWGSLEGRYSKRTYPSFVASMRSNWGYLVEGNVAPVWIGEFGAPSEPGRGDANYWENLMRYLKSIDADFGYWAINPRKPKDDEKETYCLVEDDWVTPVLDYRMKDMTELMRIGHK